In Actinomycetota bacterium, the sequence CGCGTCGATCATGACGGCGAGGTAGACCTTGCCGTCGCCGGTGGGGTGCTCGGTGACGTCCGCCACCCACAACGCGTCGGGCCGGTGGGGGCTGCAGGCGCGGTTGACCAGGTCGTCAGACGAGGTCGCTTGCGGGTTGCGGCGGGTGCAGCCACCCCGTCTGCGACGGGTCACACCGGCGATGTTGGCCACGCGCATGAGCCGTTCGACGCGTTTGCGGTTGACCCGCATGCCGCGACCAAGCCGCAGCTCAGCGTGAACGCGCGGGGAACCATAGGTCCCACGCGAGGCGGTGTGGATCTCGCGGATGGTGGCAACCAGCGCCGCGTTGTCACGCGCACGCTGCGAGGGCTGGTGCTGGCGGGCCCGCCACTCGTAGAAGCCGGACGGTGACACGCCCAGCACACGACAGGCGAAGCGGACCGGGAAATCGGCCTTCTCTCGCTCGATGAACGCGTCCGTCACGGCCGGGGAAGGACGTTCTCGGTGGCGAAGAAGGCCGCGGCTCGAGAGAGCAGATCGCGCTCCATCCGCAGCAGCCGGTTCTCGCGGCGCAGCCGCGACAGCTCCTCGCGCTCGCCGCTGGTCAAGCCCTCCTTGCGGCCGTGGTCGATGTCGTGGCGGTCCAGCCAACGGCGCAGGCCGGACTCGGAGATGCCCAGCTCGCGCGCGACCTGCGCGACCGGGCGACCTTCCTCACGCACCAGGTTGATCGCCCGGCGTCGGAACTCCTCAGGGTAGGGAGCAGGCATACGGTCCTCCTTCCAGGGGCATCATGCCCCGACACACATCAGGTGTCCGGAGAACCGGGGGAAGTCCAGGCTCGTCCCCAAGCCCCGTCCACGGACTCACCCCCGCCATCAGCGACCTACTGAAAGATCGGGGTTAGCGAATCGGAACGTGGACGAAACGTTGCTGACATGAGGGCTTCGTAACGTGCCGGCCGCTCGGGAAGGTGCTCTTGCCGGCCGCCCTTCCGACGGACTGTCCGCTACCTACGACGGAGGACCTGTGAACCACCGTCCTGTGAGAAACGACGTCCCTGAGGTCGGTTACCGGTCTGGAGCACTGTTGGCGATCGCCTTGACGGCGGTCTTGGCCCTCTCCCTGACGGCGTGCGGTGCCCAGCAACCGCAGACGG encodes:
- a CDS encoding IS3 family transposase, whose product is MTDAFIEREKADFPVRFACRVLGVSPSGFYEWRARQHQPSQRARDNAALVATIREIHTASRGTYGSPRVHAELRLGRGMRVNRKRVERLMRVANIAGVTRRRRGGCTRRNPQATSSDDLVNRACSPHRPDALWVADVTEHPTGDGKVYLAVMIDAFSRLVVGHSIADHLRTELVLDALDMACCRRKPAASTIHHSDHGTQGEFKRSSQHLESEEWRWERAGVDKVTVLVRRCVRRGVHRWPGENTASGSGVRSPAGCRAKMPPRGRRLAGCWFTLVP
- a CDS encoding transposase; this translates as MPAPYPEEFRRRAINLVREEGRPVAQVARELGISESGLRRWLDRHDIDHGRKEGLTSGEREELSRLRRENRLLRMERDLLSRAAAFFATENVLPRP